In Gordonia phthalatica, one genomic interval encodes:
- a CDS encoding quinone oxidoreductase family protein: MTGIKWVANGTSGLDDFAAVPCDVADPGLGELTVRVTAAGVNPADLKHVARITDPAAFPVPIGYELAGVVTAVGPDTRAASGRVRVGDRVAAFRVHGAYATEMTIPAEKAFVLGSDVPDDQAAGLLLAGCTAAEMLTRSGARAGDTVLFHGASGAVGAIFLQLATLSDVAVVGTAGPDRQDAVEQFGGIPVVYGDGLVKRVQQAAPAPVVAALDAAGTAEATEVSLSLVDDRSRIITVADRKAAAEHGFVALSGAAPASAAYRDGVRGELLKLLATGELVVPIARTFPLDDAVEALRLVSSGGARGKVVLVP; encoded by the coding sequence ATGACGGGCATCAAGTGGGTGGCGAACGGCACGAGCGGACTCGACGACTTCGCGGCGGTGCCGTGCGACGTGGCTGATCCTGGGCTCGGCGAGCTGACGGTCCGGGTCACCGCGGCCGGGGTGAATCCGGCGGACTTGAAGCACGTCGCGCGGATCACCGACCCGGCGGCCTTCCCGGTCCCGATCGGCTACGAGTTGGCGGGTGTGGTGACGGCGGTCGGCCCGGACACCCGCGCGGCGAGCGGTCGTGTTCGGGTCGGCGACCGCGTCGCGGCGTTCCGCGTGCACGGCGCCTACGCGACGGAGATGACGATTCCCGCGGAGAAGGCCTTCGTGCTCGGCTCCGACGTCCCCGACGACCAGGCGGCCGGCCTGTTGCTGGCGGGGTGCACCGCGGCGGAGATGCTGACACGTTCGGGGGCGCGTGCCGGCGACACGGTCCTGTTCCACGGCGCGTCGGGTGCGGTCGGCGCGATCTTCCTGCAGCTGGCGACACTGAGCGACGTGGCGGTCGTGGGGACGGCAGGACCGGATCGGCAGGACGCGGTGGAGCAGTTCGGCGGGATCCCGGTGGTCTACGGAGACGGGCTCGTCAAGCGGGTGCAGCAGGCCGCTCCCGCACCGGTGGTCGCCGCGCTCGACGCCGCGGGGACCGCCGAGGCCACCGAGGTCTCGCTGAGCCTGGTCGACGACCGCTCGCGGATCATCACCGTCGCCGATCGGAAGGCCGCCGCCGAGCACGGTTTCGTCGCGCTGTCGGGAGCGGCGCCGGCGAGCGCCGCCTATCGCGACGGGGTTCGCGGTGAGCTGCTGAAGCTTCTCGCCACGGGCGAGCTCGTCGTTCCGATCGCCCGCACCTTCCCCCTTGACGACGCCGTCGAGGCGCTGCGCCTGGTGTCGTCGGGCGGAGCACGCGGGAAGGTGGTGCTGGTTCCCTGA
- a CDS encoding MerR family transcriptional regulator produces MRTGELARQSGVSVRSIRYYKEQGLLHPERLPSGYRVFTADDVVAVQRIQSLLAAGLSTQKIERVLPCLRLHDGLGLTCPDLLSTLVAERDGMLQRIDALRASVDALESVISASPHR; encoded by the coding sequence ATGAGGACCGGCGAACTGGCGCGACAGTCGGGCGTGAGCGTGCGGTCGATTCGGTATTACAAGGAACAGGGACTGCTTCACCCCGAACGACTGCCCAGCGGTTACCGGGTCTTCACCGCCGACGACGTGGTGGCGGTACAGCGCATCCAGTCCCTGCTGGCAGCGGGCTTGAGCACGCAGAAGATCGAGCGGGTCCTCCCCTGCCTCCGCCTGCACGACGGGCTCGGGCTCACGTGCCCGGACCTGCTGTCGACCCTCGTCGCCGAACGCGACGGCATGCTGCAGCGGATCGACGCCCTGCGCGCATCCGTCGACGCGTTGGAATCGGTGATCTCCGCCAGCCCTCACCGCTGA
- a CDS encoding NADP-dependent oxidoreductase — MSKRIEFVEYGGPEVLRRVDGPVVEPGPGQVRIRTELIGVNPIDWKMTAGHFGDALRRPAVPGWASTGIVDAVGPRVRAFAVGDPVIAGPRGGSYREHLVVDARLVVPRPSTVSPEQAAGLPSSGVAGYSLIHHLGVTAEDTVLIHGAAGSVGAAAVQIAVACGARVIRTASPANHAYLRSIGAEPVAYGPDLIDAVQGLGDVTAVADAVGGPDPVAATTHLLPTMRRAVTVWGDRYSTAAGIPWVDHPADELERTVELAAAGRLTVRIAEILPLDDAAIAFSHSRSGHSPGKILLRP, encoded by the coding sequence ATGAGCAAGAGAATCGAATTCGTCGAGTACGGCGGCCCCGAAGTCCTCCGCCGTGTCGACGGCCCGGTCGTCGAGCCGGGCCCCGGCCAGGTGAGGATCCGCACCGAGCTGATCGGTGTGAACCCGATCGACTGGAAGATGACCGCGGGCCATTTCGGCGACGCGCTTCGACGTCCCGCGGTGCCGGGGTGGGCGTCGACCGGCATCGTCGACGCCGTGGGGCCGCGGGTTCGCGCCTTCGCGGTCGGAGATCCGGTGATCGCAGGTCCGCGCGGCGGCTCGTACCGTGAGCACCTGGTCGTCGACGCGCGGCTGGTGGTGCCACGACCCTCGACGGTCAGCCCCGAGCAGGCTGCCGGTCTGCCGTCGTCCGGTGTCGCCGGATACTCCCTGATCCATCACCTCGGCGTGACGGCCGAGGACACCGTGCTGATTCACGGCGCTGCCGGGAGCGTCGGCGCCGCGGCCGTGCAGATCGCGGTCGCGTGCGGTGCTCGGGTGATCCGCACGGCGTCGCCCGCGAATCACGCCTACCTGCGGTCGATCGGCGCGGAGCCGGTCGCCTATGGGCCGGACCTGATCGACGCCGTGCAAGGCCTCGGCGATGTCACCGCCGTCGCCGATGCGGTCGGTGGGCCCGACCCCGTCGCGGCGACGACACACCTGCTCCCAACGATGCGGCGAGCAGTCACCGTCTGGGGCGATCGGTATTCGACGGCCGCGGGCATTCCGTGGGTCGACCATCCCGCCGACGAGTTGGAGCGGACCGTCGAACTCGCAGCGGCCGGCCGACTCACCGTCCGAATCGCCGAGATCCTGCCGCTCGACGACGCCGCGATCGCCTTCTCGCACAGTCGAAGCGGTCACTCACCGGGCAAGATCCTGCTGCGCCCCTGA
- a CDS encoding TrpB-like pyridoxal phosphate-dependent enzyme: MTSNVDASNPDLVTVDVPTHWYNLAAELDEPIPPHLHPGTREPVGPEDLAALFPSGLIAQEVSTEAYIEIPEPVREIYKMWRPSPLFRARKFEEALNTKARIYVKYEGVSPVGSHKTNSAVPQAYYNSIDGVKKLTTETGAGQWGSALSFAGAQFGLDVEVWQVRASYDSKPYRGFLIRTYGGTLHPSPSDLTEAGRAMLEKDPNTTGSLGMAVSEAVEVAAENDDTRYALGSVLNHVVLHQSVIGLEAVDQLYAVEPGGADVVFGCAGGGSNLGGLAFPFIREKLQGRSTPRIVAAEPAACPSITQGEYRYDHGDVAGLTPLLKMHTLGMDFVPDPIHAGGLRYHGMAPALSHTVELGHVEGVAIAQHAAFDAGVTFARTQGIVPAPESTHAIAACAAHVAGSDKEEVVVIGLSGHGQLDLPAYAEFLDGGF; this comes from the coding sequence ATGACAAGCAATGTTGACGCTTCCAACCCCGATCTGGTCACCGTCGATGTCCCGACCCACTGGTACAACCTCGCTGCCGAGCTCGACGAGCCGATCCCGCCGCACCTGCACCCCGGAACCAGGGAACCGGTGGGCCCCGAGGATCTCGCCGCGCTGTTCCCCTCGGGCCTGATCGCACAGGAGGTCTCGACCGAGGCGTACATCGAGATCCCCGAGCCCGTCCGCGAGATCTACAAGATGTGGCGGCCCTCCCCGCTGTTCCGCGCCCGCAAGTTCGAGGAGGCGCTCAACACCAAGGCGCGCATCTACGTGAAGTACGAGGGCGTCAGCCCCGTCGGCAGCCACAAGACCAATTCCGCTGTCCCGCAGGCGTATTACAACAGCATCGACGGCGTCAAGAAGCTGACCACCGAGACCGGCGCAGGCCAGTGGGGCAGCGCACTCTCGTTCGCGGGCGCGCAGTTCGGGCTCGACGTCGAGGTGTGGCAGGTCCGCGCCTCATACGACTCGAAGCCCTACCGCGGCTTCCTGATCCGCACCTACGGCGGCACCCTGCACCCCAGCCCGTCCGACCTCACCGAGGCCGGCCGCGCGATGCTGGAGAAGGACCCGAACACCACCGGCAGCCTCGGCATGGCCGTGTCGGAGGCCGTCGAGGTGGCCGCTGAGAACGACGACACCCGCTACGCCCTCGGCAGCGTCCTCAACCACGTCGTCCTCCACCAGAGCGTCATCGGTCTCGAGGCCGTCGACCAGCTCTACGCCGTCGAGCCCGGCGGCGCCGACGTCGTCTTCGGTTGCGCCGGAGGCGGTTCCAACCTCGGTGGTCTCGCCTTCCCGTTCATCCGCGAGAAGTTGCAGGGTCGCTCCACCCCGCGCATCGTCGCCGCCGAGCCCGCCGCCTGCCCGTCGATCACGCAGGGCGAATACCGCTACGACCACGGCGACGTCGCGGGCCTCACGCCGCTGCTCAAGATGCACACCCTCGGCATGGACTTCGTGCCCGATCCCATCCACGCCGGTGGCCTCCGCTATCACGGCATGGCGCCGGCCCTGAGCCACACCGTCGAGTTGGGTCACGTCGAGGGCGTCGCGATCGCACAGCACGCGGCGTTCGACGCCGGCGTCACCTTCGCGCGCACCCAGGGCATCGTCCCCGCGCCGGAATCGACCCACGCCATCGCAGCCTGCGCCGCCCATGTGGCCGGCAGTGACAAGGAGGAGGTCGTGGTGATCGGACTGTCCGGACACGGA